ATGTGCTGAATACGGAAATACTGGATCGCGTGATTGCCGTATCCAATTCGGATGCGCGCAAGATGTCAAAGCGCCTGGCCCGAGAAGAGGGCTTGCTGGTGGGGATTTCGTCGGGTGCAGCAGCGCACGCAGCCGTTGTTGTCGCTTCAGGTATGAGACCTCAACAGACGGTCGCAACGGTATTGTGCGATACCGGTGAACGCTATTTGGGCACGTTTTTATTTGGGTGATGTACGCGAACAAAAAAACCCCGGCATCTTTTTGAGATTGCCGGGGCTTTTTGTTTTTGCAGATATTTTACGATTCAAGAGCAGCGACGTGGCGCCGTACTCTCGATTTGTAGCGGGCGGCCGCATTGCGGTGTATAACGCCCTTTTGGGCTGTTTTATCAATTATGGACTGCGTGCGATTGATCAGTGCTTCTGCTTCTTCTTTGCTATTTGTCTCCAGTATTTTTTTTAGAGAAGTACGCAAAGACGAGCGCGTACCCTTGTTGCGGAGCCTGGCTTTTTCAGCCTGGCGCATGCGTTTTTTTGAAGATGCCAATTTGGGCAAGGGATTCACCTCCTTAGAGAGTTTTCCGAAATTCAGAGTACGAAATTTAAACATTTACAGGTATTTGCACAACCCATTTTTCATTTTCTTGTTTTTTTCTCTTTCTGCTGTATTTTACGGCCCAGGACTTTCAATCAAATCCAAGAGGAGGAATCACAATGGCATCAACTATTTATGTCGGCACAATTGGTCAGGGTGTTTGGCGAAGCAAAGACGGTGGCGACTCATGGCGGCGCACGAGCAGCGGTATGTTCTCGGAATCGGATATTCGCGCCATTGCCGTGCATCCAGACAATGCGTCAATTCTGTTTGCGGGAACAGAGGCCGGTATTTATCGCTCGCAAAACGGGGGAGACAACTGGGAAAAATTGGATTCACCAATGAACGATATGCAAATCTG
The window above is part of the Gemmatimonadota bacterium genome. Proteins encoded here:
- the rpsT gene encoding 30S ribosomal protein S20; the encoded protein is MPKLASSKKRMRQAEKARLRNKGTRSSLRTSLKKILETNSKEEAEALINRTQSIIDKTAQKGVIHRNAAARYKSRVRRHVAALES